A single genomic interval of Helianthus annuus cultivar XRQ/B chromosome 13, HanXRQr2.0-SUNRISE, whole genome shotgun sequence harbors:
- the LOC110898526 gene encoding transcription initiation factor TFIID subunit 15 isoform X2 — protein MSRPGDWNCRSCQHLNFQRRESCQRCGEMKHGGGFVGRAIGINPSAFSFTGPDVRPGDWYCNVGNCGAHNFASRSSCFKCGAFKDELGSNGGGFDGDMSRTRGFGFGSGSGGGGNRSGWKSGDWICTRPGCNEHNFASRMECFRCNAPRDSGSHSSF, from the exons ATGAGTAGGCCAGGAGATTGGAACTGCAGGTCATGCCAACACCTGAATTTCCAAAGAAGGGAATCATGTCAAAGATGTGGGGAGATGAAACATGGGGGCGGGTTTGTTGGTAGGGCAATTGGTATCAACCCTTCTGCATTCAGTTTCACCGGGCCTGATGTCAGGCCCGGTGACTGGTACTGCAATGTTGGCAACTGTGGGGCTCACAACTTTGCGAGCCGCTCCAGTTGCTTCAAGTGTGGAGCATTTAAGGACGAGTTGGGCTCTAATGGTGGTGGGTTTGATGGTGATATGTCCCGTACGAGGGGCTTTGGGTTTGGCAGCGGCAGTGGTGGTGGCGGCAACCGTTCGGGTTGGAAGTCCGGTGACTGGATATGCACTAG GCCTGGCTGCAACGAGCACAACTTCGCGAGCCGAATGGAATGCTTTAGATGCAACGCACCTAGGGATTCCGGTAGCCATTCTTCCTTTTAA
- the LOC110898526 gene encoding transcription initiation factor TFIID subunit 15 isoform X1 — protein MSRPGDWNCRSCQHLNFQRRESCQRCGEMKHGGGFVGRAIGINPSAFSFTGPDVRPGDWYCNVGNCGAHNFASRSSCFKCGAFKDELGSNGGGFDGDMSRTRGFGFGSGSGGGGNRSGWKSGDWICTRPGCNEHNFASRMECFRCNAPRDSGIMSFLST, from the exons ATGAGTAGGCCAGGAGATTGGAACTGCAGGTCATGCCAACACCTGAATTTCCAAAGAAGGGAATCATGTCAAAGATGTGGGGAGATGAAACATGGGGGCGGGTTTGTTGGTAGGGCAATTGGTATCAACCCTTCTGCATTCAGTTTCACCGGGCCTGATGTCAGGCCCGGTGACTGGTACTGCAATGTTGGCAACTGTGGGGCTCACAACTTTGCGAGCCGCTCCAGTTGCTTCAAGTGTGGAGCATTTAAGGACGAGTTGGGCTCTAATGGTGGTGGGTTTGATGGTGATATGTCCCGTACGAGGGGCTTTGGGTTTGGCAGCGGCAGTGGTGGTGGCGGCAACCGTTCGGGTTGGAAGTCCGGTGACTGGATATGCACTAG GCCTGGCTGCAACGAGCACAACTTCGCGAGCCGAATGGAATGCTTTAGATGCAACGCACCTAGGGATTCCG GTATTATGAGTTTTCTATCTACATAA